The proteins below are encoded in one region of Zerene cesonia ecotype Mississippi chromosome 10, Zerene_cesonia_1.1, whole genome shotgun sequence:
- the LOC119829252 gene encoding low-density lipoprotein receptor-like isoform X7, whose protein sequence is MFFLVGCRRAAPKYCSNMWWCIFICAMYINVFGVSGSNTTGAVTTNVCSLKQFQCKNGKCIPMSWMCEGEDDCGDNSDEIIEECKKESRTCTASEFRCKTGRCIPMSWRCDNEKDCSDGSDEEPGTCTSQRSCPEHNFLCATGHCIPAAWQCDDSPDCLDGSDEHNCEVEVCGPEEFTCRGGQGECVPLTWMCDDNLDCTDGSDEKACNETCRSDEFTCGNGKCIQQRWVCDGDDDCGDGTDEVKCPAPTCQPISHFSCTDGHCVSARWRCDGDIDCPDGSDEMGCATTPKVTSPCIATEFECRDRMTCVHKAWVCDGDRDCPDGGDEAPEICRGNITCRLDQFQCKDHSCIPGALYCNGDKDCPDGSDEINCTKPKPVCDKKTEFDCGEGMCIPLTKLCDGKPDCPNFEDEPRDRCGEDECAKNNGGCTQRCVNTPVGYYCDCDKGYKLVDNQTCEDIDECMDPGACSQMCINEKGTFKCECHAGYARDPRDRTRCKATEGHPSLLFARRFDIRKISLDHHEMVAIVNDTKSATALDYVFRTGMIFWSDVTDEKIYKAPIDEGSQRTVVIGDQLITSDGLAVDWIYNHLYWTDTGKNHIELSDLQGNMRKILIRDRLEEPRAIALNPLDGWMYWTDWGQTPKIERAGMDGSHRQTIVSYDVKWPNGLTLDLVRKRVYWVDAKLNTISSCNYDGSARRVILYSTDVLRHPFSITTFEDWVYWTDWDKTAVYRANKFNGKDVEAITSTHTLQNPMVIHVYHPYRQPDGVNHCAAVNGHCSHLCLPAPRLGAHSPRVSCACPTGLRLMPDNQMCVEDNAIKPDVEVQNSSIGLEKSKIFEEKPISSVPETPKTGTGISTSGRDAGVVAGIVVAVISGIIVIAALIAVVMYRHYVHRNVTSMNFDNPVYRKTTENQFALEQNGYAPGSKLYPSTVGEEAQEPLNTPGTNEFV, encoded by the exons AAAGTCGTACGTGCACGGCTTCAGAGTTCAGATGCAAGACAGGACGCTGCATACCGATGTCCTGGCGATGTGACAATGAAAAGGACTGTTCTGATGGCTCCGATGAAGAACCAGGAACCTGTA CCTCACAGCGCAGTTGCCCAGAGCACAATTTTCTTTGTGCGACGGGTCACTGTATACCCGCGGCCTGGCAATGCGACGACTCGCCGGATTGCCTAGACGGTTCCGATGAACACAACTGTG AAGTGGAGGTATGCGGTCCAGAAGAGTTCACTTGCAGAGGTGGCCAAGGAGAATGCGTACCACTTACGTGGATGTGCGATGACAACCTCGACTGTACAGATGGGTCAGACGAGAAAGCATGCA ATGAGACGTGTCGATCGGATGAATTCACTTGCGGCAACGGCAAATGCATACAACAACGTTGGGTGTGTGACGGTGACGACGACTGTGGCGATGGTACGGACGAAGTGAAGTGCCCTGCGCCCACTTGCCAACCTATCAGCCATTTCTCCTGTACTGACGGCCATTGTGTCTCGGCAAGATGGAGGTGCGATGGAGACATCGATTGCCCCGATGGAAGCGATGAAATG GGATGTGCAACAACTCCGAAGGTGACGTCACCGTGCATAGCAACCGAGTTCGAATGTCGTGATCGCATGACTTGCGTCCACAAAGCTTGGGTGTGCGATGGTGATCGGGACTGTCCCGACGGCGGCGATGAAGCACCCGAGATATGCAGAGGAAACATCACGTGCAGACTCGACCAATTCCAGTGCAAGGACCATAGCTGCATTCCCGGCGCTCTGTACTGCAACGGTGACAAAGATTGTCCAGATGGCAGTGATGAAATTAACTGCA CGAAACCCAAACCGGTTTGCGACAAAAAGACTGAATTCGATTGCGGTGAAGGCATGTGTATACCGCTGACGAAGCTGTGCGACGGTAAACCCGACTGCCCCAACTTTGAAGACGAGCCAAGAGATAGGTGCGGTGAAGATGAATGCGCCAAGAATAATGGCGGGTGTACTCAACGTTGTGTTAACACACCAGTGGGATACTATTGCGACTGTGACAAGGGATACAAGCTCGTGGACAATCAGACGTGTGAAG ACATAGACGAGTGCATGGACCCCGGGGCGTGTTCCCAAATGTGCATAAACGAAAAAGGCACCTTCAAATGCGAGTGTCACGCGGGCTACGCAAGGGACCCGCGTGACAGAACACGCTGCAAGGCCACCGAGGGACACCCGTCACTCCTCTTCGCGAGACGCTTCGACATCAGGAAGATTAGTTTAGACCATCATGAAATGGTCGCCATTGTGAATGACACGAAGTCTGCCACGGCGCTCGATTACGTGTTCCGAACGGGAATGATTTTCTGGAGTGACGTCACGGACGAGAAAATTTACAA AGCACCTATAGACGAAGGCAGTCAACGGACAGTGGTGATAGGCGATCAGCTGATTACCTCAGACGGTTTAGCGGTTGACTGGATATATAACCACTTATACTGGACCGACACGGGCAAGAACCACATTGAGCTGTCAGACTTGCAGGGAAATATGAGGAAGATCCTAATTAGGGATCGCTTGGAAGAACCGAGGGCTATTGCACTCAATCCTCTGGACGG TTGGATGTATTGGACTGACTGGGGCCAAACCCCAAAGATCGAGAGAGCCGGCATGGATGGTTCACACAGACAAACGATCGTGTCCTATGACGTCAAATGGCCCAATGGACTTACGCTTGACTTGGTCCGCAAACGGGTGTACTGG GTGGACGCAAAGCTGAATACGATATCGTCGTGCAACTACGACGGGTCAGCGCGCAGAGTGATCCTCTACTCGACGGATGTGCTCCGTCACCCGTTCTCCATCACCACGTTCGAGGACTGGGTGTACTGGACCGACTGGGACAAGACTGCCGTGTACCGCGCTAACAAGTTCAATGGGAAGGATGTGGAGGCTATCACTTCTACGCATACG CTCCAGAACCCGATGGTGATCCACGTGTACCACCCGTACCGGCAGCCGGACGGCGTGAACCACTGCGCGGCGGTGAACGGCCACTGCTCGCACCTGTGCCTGCCGGCGCCGCGTCTCGGCGCGCACTCGCCGCGCGTCTCCTGCGCCTGCCCCACCGGCCTTCGGCTGATGCCCGACAACCAGATGTGCGTCGAGGACA ATGCAATAAAACCAGATGTGGAGGTGCAAAATTCGTCTATTGGTTtagaaaaatctaaaatatttgaagaaaaaCCTATATCCA gtGTACCAGAGACACCTAAAACTGGTACAGGAATCTCAACGAGCGGCCGAGACGCGGGTGTGGTCGCTGGAATTGTAGTAGCTGTTATCTCTGGAATTATTGTAATTGCTGCTTTG attgcTGTTGTCATGTACAGACATTACGTACACCGTAATGTCACTTCAATGAACTTCGACAACCCTGTATACCGCAAAACAACTGAGAATCAGTTCGCATTGGAGCAGAATGGATATGCGCCCGGAAGCAAGTTATACCCAAGCACTGTGGGCGAAGAG GCCCAAGAACCGCTCAATACGCCCGGTACAAATGAGTTTGTATAG
- the LOC119829252 gene encoding very low-density lipoprotein receptor-like isoform X2, giving the protein MFFLVGCRRAAPKYCSNMWWCIFICAMYINVFGVSGSNTTGAVTTNVCSLKQFQCKNGKCIPMSWMCEGEDDCGDNSDEIIEECKKESRTCTASEFRCKTGRCIPMSWRCDNEKDCSDGSDEEPGTCKVEVCGPEEFTCRGGQGECVPLTWMCDDNLDCTDGSDEKACNETCRSDEFTCGNGKCIQQRWVCDGDDDCGDGTDEVKCPAPTCQPISHFSCTDGHCVSARWRCDGDIDCPDGSDEMGCATTPKVTSPCIATEFECRDRMTCVHKAWVCDGDRDCPDGGDEAPEICRGNITCRLDQFQCKDHSCIPGALYCNGDKDCPDGSDEINCTKPKPVCDKKTEFDCGEGMCIPLTKLCDGKPDCPNFEDEPRDRCGEDECAKNNGGCTQRCVNTPVGYYCDCDKGYKLVDNQTCEDIDECMDPGACSQMCINEKGTFKCECHAGYARDPRDRTRCKATEGHPSLLFARRFDIRKISLDHHEMVAIVNDTKSATALDYVFRTGMIFWSDVTDEKIYKAPIDEGSQRTVVIGDQLITSDGLAVDWIYNHLYWTDTGKNHIELSDLQGNMRKILIRDRLEEPRAIALNPLDGWMYWTDWGQTPKIERAGMDGSHRQTIVSYDVKWPNGLTLDLVRKRVYWVDAKLNTISSCNYDGSARRVILYSTDVLRHPFSITTFEDWVYWTDWDKTAVYRANKFNGKDVEAITSTHTLQNPMVIHVYHPYRQPDGVNHCAAVNGHCSHLCLPAPRLGAHSPRVSCACPTGLRLMPDNQMCVEDSVPETPKTGTGISTSGRDAGVVAGIVVAVISGIIVIAALIAVVMYRHYVHRNVTSMNFDNPVYRKTTENQFALEQNGYAPGSKLYPSTVGEEVRALTAMECTLNIQNSLR; this is encoded by the exons AAAGTCGTACGTGCACGGCTTCAGAGTTCAGATGCAAGACAGGACGCTGCATACCGATGTCCTGGCGATGTGACAATGAAAAGGACTGTTCTGATGGCTCCGATGAAGAACCAGGAACCTGTA AAGTGGAGGTATGCGGTCCAGAAGAGTTCACTTGCAGAGGTGGCCAAGGAGAATGCGTACCACTTACGTGGATGTGCGATGACAACCTCGACTGTACAGATGGGTCAGACGAGAAAGCATGCA ATGAGACGTGTCGATCGGATGAATTCACTTGCGGCAACGGCAAATGCATACAACAACGTTGGGTGTGTGACGGTGACGACGACTGTGGCGATGGTACGGACGAAGTGAAGTGCCCTGCGCCCACTTGCCAACCTATCAGCCATTTCTCCTGTACTGACGGCCATTGTGTCTCGGCAAGATGGAGGTGCGATGGAGACATCGATTGCCCCGATGGAAGCGATGAAATG GGATGTGCAACAACTCCGAAGGTGACGTCACCGTGCATAGCAACCGAGTTCGAATGTCGTGATCGCATGACTTGCGTCCACAAAGCTTGGGTGTGCGATGGTGATCGGGACTGTCCCGACGGCGGCGATGAAGCACCCGAGATATGCAGAGGAAACATCACGTGCAGACTCGACCAATTCCAGTGCAAGGACCATAGCTGCATTCCCGGCGCTCTGTACTGCAACGGTGACAAAGATTGTCCAGATGGCAGTGATGAAATTAACTGCA CGAAACCCAAACCGGTTTGCGACAAAAAGACTGAATTCGATTGCGGTGAAGGCATGTGTATACCGCTGACGAAGCTGTGCGACGGTAAACCCGACTGCCCCAACTTTGAAGACGAGCCAAGAGATAGGTGCGGTGAAGATGAATGCGCCAAGAATAATGGCGGGTGTACTCAACGTTGTGTTAACACACCAGTGGGATACTATTGCGACTGTGACAAGGGATACAAGCTCGTGGACAATCAGACGTGTGAAG ACATAGACGAGTGCATGGACCCCGGGGCGTGTTCCCAAATGTGCATAAACGAAAAAGGCACCTTCAAATGCGAGTGTCACGCGGGCTACGCAAGGGACCCGCGTGACAGAACACGCTGCAAGGCCACCGAGGGACACCCGTCACTCCTCTTCGCGAGACGCTTCGACATCAGGAAGATTAGTTTAGACCATCATGAAATGGTCGCCATTGTGAATGACACGAAGTCTGCCACGGCGCTCGATTACGTGTTCCGAACGGGAATGATTTTCTGGAGTGACGTCACGGACGAGAAAATTTACAA AGCACCTATAGACGAAGGCAGTCAACGGACAGTGGTGATAGGCGATCAGCTGATTACCTCAGACGGTTTAGCGGTTGACTGGATATATAACCACTTATACTGGACCGACACGGGCAAGAACCACATTGAGCTGTCAGACTTGCAGGGAAATATGAGGAAGATCCTAATTAGGGATCGCTTGGAAGAACCGAGGGCTATTGCACTCAATCCTCTGGACGG TTGGATGTATTGGACTGACTGGGGCCAAACCCCAAAGATCGAGAGAGCCGGCATGGATGGTTCACACAGACAAACGATCGTGTCCTATGACGTCAAATGGCCCAATGGACTTACGCTTGACTTGGTCCGCAAACGGGTGTACTGG GTGGACGCAAAGCTGAATACGATATCGTCGTGCAACTACGACGGGTCAGCGCGCAGAGTGATCCTCTACTCGACGGATGTGCTCCGTCACCCGTTCTCCATCACCACGTTCGAGGACTGGGTGTACTGGACCGACTGGGACAAGACTGCCGTGTACCGCGCTAACAAGTTCAATGGGAAGGATGTGGAGGCTATCACTTCTACGCATACG CTCCAGAACCCGATGGTGATCCACGTGTACCACCCGTACCGGCAGCCGGACGGCGTGAACCACTGCGCGGCGGTGAACGGCCACTGCTCGCACCTGTGCCTGCCGGCGCCGCGTCTCGGCGCGCACTCGCCGCGCGTCTCCTGCGCCTGCCCCACCGGCCTTCGGCTGATGCCCGACAACCAGATGTGCGTCGAGGACA gtGTACCAGAGACACCTAAAACTGGTACAGGAATCTCAACGAGCGGCCGAGACGCGGGTGTGGTCGCTGGAATTGTAGTAGCTGTTATCTCTGGAATTATTGTAATTGCTGCTTTG attgcTGTTGTCATGTACAGACATTACGTACACCGTAATGTCACTTCAATGAACTTCGACAACCCTGTATACCGCAAAACAACTGAGAATCAGTTCGCATTGGAGCAGAATGGATATGCGCCCGGAAGCAAGTTATACCCAAGCACTGTGGGCGAAGAGGTGAGAGCCCTTACTGCTATGGAATGTACACTAAACATACAGAATAGTCTAAGATAA